A region of the Peredibacter starrii genome:
TGGCGAAGACCAGTCCCATGACACAAGCATAGAAGCTTGTTCCATCTTTGAAGAAAATCAGACCTACTCCACTTAGGATCACTAGGCCTGAGATCATAAAAAAGAAGCCACGTTTTTTACAAAGCTTTCCATTGAAATATCCCACCATCAAAACACCTGCGACAAAAAATGGAAAAGTCACAAGCTTAGAGAGGCCCGCGTGATGTCCGGATGCAAGAGTGGCAGCGAAGACCACAAAGTTACCTGTCACATGAGCGGAGAAAATTCCAGCAGCACCAATAAAGGTAGCGGTATCAATGAAACCGGCAGAGAAAGCTAGTATCCATAAAAAGAATCTCTGATCTAGAACGCCCAACATGAACACCCCAATCCCCAATCAAAGACAGCTTCTTCAATCGAGTTTCTTCTAAGTTTCGGCATCTCGTGCTGGGGACAGCAGCTTTTTACTTCAGTGGGATGGACCATGAAGCGTTTTGCCTGGTATCCACCGAAGGTACGAACTGGTGACCAGTCTGGCATGGCCGGAGGAAGGACGGGAGCGAGAGTTTTAAAGTCATCATCCCCATGGACGATCTTTCCATTCACCACAGT
Encoded here:
- a CDS encoding YoaK family protein — translated: MLGVLDQRFFLWILAFSAGFIDTATFIGAAGIFSAHVTGNFVVFAATLASGHHAGLSKLVTFPFFVAGVLMVGYFNGKLCKKRGFFFMISGLVILSGVGLIFFKDGTSFYACVMGLVFAMGMQNAAHKIFLKNTPTSTVMTGNVTQFFLDLISKVKSPIYFSTIEMVVSFFVGCVAAALCGIQFGIVSVILPGVLLLVSSIMIKD